One Actinosynnema pretiosum DNA segment encodes these proteins:
- a CDS encoding superoxide dismutase, protein MAQYVLPDLDYDYGDLQPAIIGEINELHHSKHHAAYVKGANDTLEQIDEARDKSAFGSIVGLETTLAFHLAGHALHQVWWKNLSPNGGDKPTGELAAAIDEHFGSFDGLRAQLNAAASSIQGSGWGILAWEPVGQRLITQQLKDHHSNLSIATTPLLVFDIWEHAYYLQYRNLKADYIGALWNIVNWDDVNARFEAARAGQNGLLLPTR, encoded by the coding sequence ATGGCCCAGTACGTGTTGCCGGACCTGGACTACGACTACGGCGACCTGCAGCCGGCGATCATCGGCGAGATCAACGAGCTGCACCACAGCAAGCACCACGCCGCGTACGTCAAGGGCGCCAACGACACCCTGGAGCAGATCGACGAGGCCAGGGACAAGAGCGCGTTCGGCTCGATCGTGGGGCTGGAGACGACGCTGGCGTTCCACCTGGCCGGGCACGCGCTGCACCAGGTGTGGTGGAAGAACCTGAGCCCGAACGGCGGCGACAAGCCGACCGGCGAGCTGGCCGCCGCGATCGACGAGCACTTCGGCTCGTTCGACGGCCTGCGCGCGCAGCTGAACGCCGCCGCGAGCAGCATCCAGGGCTCCGGCTGGGGAATCCTGGCCTGGGAGCCGGTGGGGCAGCGGCTGATCACGCAGCAGCTGAAGGACCACCACTCCAACCTGTCGATCGCCACCACGCCGCTGCTGGTGTTCGACATCTGGGAGCACGCGTACTACCTCCAGTACCGCAACCTGAAGGCCGACTACATCGGCGCGCTCTGGAACATCGTGAACTGGGACGACG